The Choloepus didactylus isolate mChoDid1 chromosome 13, mChoDid1.pri, whole genome shotgun sequence genome contains a region encoding:
- the LOC119507913 gene encoding cleavage stimulation factor subunit 2 tau variant-like, with protein sequence MSSLTVRDLAMDRSLRSVFVGSIPYEATEEQLKDIFWEVGSVVSFRLVYDRETGKPKGYGFCEYQDQETALSAMRNLNGREFSGRALRVDNAASEKNKEELKSLGPAAPIIDSPYGDPIDPEDAPESITRAVASLPPEQMFELMKQMKLCVQNSHQEARNMLLQNPQLAYALLQAQVVMRIMDPEIALKILHRKIHVTPLIPGKSQSVSGPGPCPGPNVLLNQQNPPAPQPQHLARRPVKDIPPLMQTPIQGGIPAPGAIPTAVPGPGTGSLTPGGAMQPQVGMPGVGPVPLERGHVPMSDPRAPIPRGPMTTAGLPPRGLLGDAPNDPRGGTLLTVTGKVEPRGYLGPPHQGPPMHHVSGHDTRGPSSHEMRGGPLADPRMLIGEPRGPMIDQRGLPLDGRGSRDSRGMETRAMETEVLETRVMERRGMETCPMEVRGMDARGMEIRGPGPSSRGPMTSGIQGPGPINMGAGGPQGPRQVPSISGVGNPGAGMQGAGMQGAGIQGAGIQAGGMQGAGIQGGGMQGAGIQGGGMQGAGKQGGGQPSSFSPGQSQVTPQDQEKAALIMQVLQLTADQIAMLPPEQRQSILILKEQIQKSTGAS encoded by the coding sequence ATGTCGAGTTTGACTGTGAGAGACCTGGCGATGGATCGATCACTGCGTTCCGTGTTCGTGGGGAGCATTCCATATGAGGCAACGGAGGAGCAGTTAAAGGACATTTTCTGGGAGGTTGGTTCTGTTGTCAGTTTCCGGCTGGTGTACGATAGAGAGACGGGAAAACCCAAGGGTTATGGCTTCTGCGAGTACCAAGACCAGGAGACCGCGCTTAGTGCCATGCGGAACCTCAATGGGCGGGAGTTCAGCGGGCGAGCGCTTCGGGTGGATAATGCTGCTAGTGAAAAGAACAAGGAGGAGTTAAAGAGCCTAGGGCCTGCAGCGCCCATCATTGACTCACCCTATGGGGACCCCATCGATCCGGAAGATGCCCCTGAATCAATTACTAGAGCAGTCGCCAGTCTTCCTCCGGAGCAGATGTTTGAGCTAATGAAGCAGATGAAACTCTGCGTCCAAAACAGTCACCAGGAAGCTCGAAACATGTTGCTTCAAAACCCGCAGCTGGCTTATGCACTGTTGCAGGCACAAGTAGTGATGAGAATCATGGATCCAGAGATTGCTTTGAAAATTCTGCATCGTAAGATACATGTCACGCCGCTGATCCCGGGCAAATCTCAATCTGTCTCTGGCCCAGGCCCCTGCCCAGGACCAAATGTTCTCCTGAACCAGCAGAACCCTCCAGCCCCTCAGCCTCAGCATTTGGCTAGAAGACCTGTAAAAGACATTCCTCCTCTGATGCAGACTCCTATCCAGGGTGGAATTCCAGCCCCGGGGGCCATCCCAACTGCTGTTCCTGGACCTGGAACTGGTTCCTTAACTCCTGGAGGAGCAATGCAACCCCAGGTTGGAATGCCAGGGGTTGGCCCAGTGCCTTTAGAGCGGGGACACGTACCGATGTCAGATCCCAGAGCTCCTATACCTCGTGGGCCCATGACTACTGCTGGCCTGCCTCCTAGAGGACTGTTAGGAGATGCTCCAAATGACCCACGTGGAGGGACTTTGCTGACAGTTACTGGAAAAGTAGAGCCCAGAGGTTACTTGGGCCCACCCCATCAGGGTCCTCCCATGCACCATGTCTCTGGGCATGACACCCGTGGACCTTCCTCACATGAGATGAGGGGAGGGCCATTAGCAGATCCCAGAATGCTAATTGGAGAGCCCAGGGGACCCATGATAGATCAAAGGGGTCTACCCCTGGATGGTAGAGGTAGTAGAGATTCTCGAGGGATGGAGACTCGAGCCATGGAAACCGAGGTCTTAGAGACACGAGTAATGGAGAGAAGAGGAATGGAGACCTGCCCAATGGAAGTTAGAGGCATGGATGCAAGAGGAATGGAGATAAGGGGCCCTGGCCCCAGTTCAAGAGGCCCTATGACCAGTGGAATCCAGGGTCCTGGTCCCATTAATATGGGGGCAGGTGGCCCTCAGGGTCCCAGACAGGTTCCAAGCATTTCAGGAGTGGGAAATCCTGGAGCTGGCATGCAGGGAGCAGGCATGCAGGGGGCAGGCATACAAGGGGCAGGTATTCAAGCAGGGGGCATGCAGGGGGCAGGCATACAAGGAGGAGGCATGCAGGGGGCAGGCATACAAGGAGGAGGCATGCAGGGGGCAGGCAAGCAAGGTGGAGGGCAGCCTAGCAGTTTTAGTCCAGGGCAGAGCCAAGTAACTCCCCAGGATCAAGAAAAAGCAGCTTTGATCATGCAGGTTCTTCAACTGACTGCAGATCAGATTGCCATGCTGCCTCCTGAGCAAAGGCAGAGTATCCTGATTTTAAAGGAACAAATCCAGAAATCCACCGGAGCTTCTTGA